In Terriglobia bacterium, the following are encoded in one genomic region:
- a CDS encoding fused MFS/spermidine synthase, giving the protein MPLHLHFHFTLMRIQRCIVYIASFLSGLAGLGYEMVWARMLALTLGHEIAAVLAVLVAFFSGLALGAWFLDGRISASSRPASWYVVCEGIIGLWALLLTMLFPEANRVMQVLTGTVSSPLQLGFLCFLLPFLLLLPATFAMGGTLPAIDRLFATLRANGQWVGGLYSANTFGAVAGTMLTTFLLAPWLGSRASLIALAAVNFACAAAVWLLPMETSPPDYGSKKAQIGHMDGRLATILLLTGFLGIGFEVMVVRVLSQVFENTVYSFADVLSVYLLGTAIGAALYQRWWSGTDFDGFLNYLLSALSACCLLSMLLLSHIENLYSLIRDLFGGGFGGSIVAEAGTAFAVVSLPTLIMGATFAHLAQAARRHDGGVGQALCVNTVGASRWHRSFWAALSCPCSDPKAHCCWCHWAISR; this is encoded by the coding sequence GTGCCCCTGCATCTTCACTTTCACTTCACTCTCATGAGAATTCAGCGCTGCATAGTGTACATCGCGAGTTTCCTCTCGGGCCTAGCAGGACTGGGCTACGAAATGGTCTGGGCCCGCATGCTTGCTTTGACCCTGGGGCACGAGATTGCAGCGGTTCTTGCCGTCCTGGTTGCGTTTTTCAGTGGCCTGGCGCTGGGGGCTTGGTTTCTCGACGGCAGGATCAGTGCAAGTTCTCGGCCCGCCTCGTGGTATGTCGTTTGTGAGGGGATTATCGGTCTCTGGGCGCTTCTGCTCACAATGCTTTTTCCCGAAGCCAATCGGGTTATGCAGGTTCTCACAGGAACGGTCTCATCGCCGTTGCAGTTGGGATTCCTCTGCTTTCTCCTCCCCTTTCTCCTGCTGCTTCCTGCGACATTTGCCATGGGGGGAACACTGCCTGCAATAGACCGGCTGTTTGCGACTCTGCGTGCAAATGGGCAATGGGTAGGAGGCCTCTACTCTGCGAATACCTTCGGTGCGGTTGCAGGAACCATGTTGACCACTTTCCTTCTCGCTCCCTGGCTGGGTTCGCGCGCCTCGCTGATCGCACTGGCTGCGGTCAATTTCGCGTGCGCTGCCGCCGTGTGGCTGCTGCCGATGGAAACGAGCCCTCCGGACTATGGGAGCAAGAAGGCACAGATTGGGCACATGGACGGAAGGCTTGCCACCATCCTCCTCCTCACGGGTTTTCTGGGAATCGGCTTTGAAGTAATGGTGGTTCGAGTGCTCAGCCAGGTGTTTGAAAACACGGTATACAGCTTTGCCGATGTCTTATCGGTCTATTTGCTGGGTACGGCGATCGGTGCAGCCCTATATCAGCGCTGGTGGTCCGGCACAGATTTCGATGGGTTTCTGAACTATTTGTTGTCCGCCCTGTCGGCATGCTGCCTGTTGAGCATGCTTCTGCTCTCTCACATCGAGAATCTGTATTCTCTGATTCGAGACCTTTTTGGGGGTGGATTTGGCGGCTCGATTGTCGCAGAAGCGGGGACCGCTTTTGCCGTGGTTTCCCTTCCTACCCTGATCATGGGCGCGACATTTGCCCATCTTGCCCAGGCAGCCCGCAGGCATGATGGGGGCGTCGGGCAGGCTCTGTGCGTGAACACCGTGGGCGCCTCTCGCTGGCACCGATCCTTCTGGGCAGCATTGTCCTGCCCATGCTCGGATCCAAAAGCACACTGCTGCTGGTGTCATTGGGCTATCTCGCGCTGA
- a CDS encoding YncE family protein has protein sequence MKVLTALAALMLVATADYHLLTKFPIPGDGGWDYLTVDTAARRIYVSHGTRVDVLDEDKGTVIGAISDTAGVHGIALAPQFNRGFASCGQTNEVVMFDLKTLKNLARIPVGKKPDAIIYDPATKSVIVNNGDSNNSTIISAAEGKVTGTLDLGGAPEFAAADGKGKVFINLEDKGETVKIDPIALKVEARWSLKPCDTPTSMAIDTATHRLFIGGRNKMMAVVDTDTGKVVTTMPIGDKVDVAAFEIVTKLIFFSNGDGTVNNFREYAPDRYTAVTTLMTEPGAKTMALDPTTHRIFLSAAEKDGKANKPGSFHVLVYGN, from the coding sequence ATGAAGGTTCTGACTGCCCTCGCCGCTTTGATGCTTGTGGCAACCGCGGATTACCATCTGCTGACGAAATTTCCTATCCCCGGCGACGGTGGCTGGGATTATCTGACCGTGGATACGGCAGCCCGGCGGATTTATGTTTCGCACGGAACCAGGGTCGATGTGCTGGACGAGGACAAGGGAACTGTGATCGGCGCCATATCCGACACGGCTGGTGTCCACGGTATTGCGCTGGCTCCACAATTCAATCGTGGTTTTGCCAGTTGCGGGCAGACAAACGAAGTCGTGATGTTCGACCTGAAAACTCTGAAGAATCTGGCCCGCATTCCGGTGGGGAAAAAACCGGACGCGATCATTTACGATCCCGCGACCAAAAGCGTGATTGTCAACAACGGCGACAGCAACAACAGCACCATCATCAGCGCAGCCGAGGGCAAGGTCACCGGCACATTGGATTTAGGCGGCGCCCCGGAATTTGCGGCCGCGGACGGCAAGGGCAAAGTCTTCATCAATCTCGAAGACAAGGGCGAGACGGTAAAGATCGATCCGATCGCGCTTAAAGTCGAGGCGCGCTGGTCTCTGAAACCGTGCGATACGCCCACCAGCATGGCCATCGATACGGCGACTCACCGGCTCTTCATCGGCGGACGCAATAAGATGATGGCCGTTGTCGACACGGATACAGGCAAAGTTGTGACTACCATGCCGATCGGCGACAAGGTGGATGTCGCTGCATTCGAAATCGTCACGAAACTGATCTTCTTCTCCAACGGCGACGGCACCGTCAATAATTTCCGCGAATATGCTCCGGATCGCTATACCGCAGTAACCACGCTCATGACTGAACCCGGAGCGAAAACCATGGCTCTGGATCCGACAACGCACCGCATTTTCCTATCCGCGGCCGAAAAGGATGGGAAGGCCAATAAGCCTGGATCGTTTCACGTCCTGGTGTATGGCAATTGA
- a CDS encoding metallophosphoesterase, which produces MIRSIKIRTTGALAAFIMTTVISGTSISSKADARGENLFRVPVSESSSAWSFGVMADTQWVGADDGRNPNSVAVDIINQLNQEFIKKGVKFVVQVGDITDKGTEVALDTRATYAQALYNAGIGFFPLRGNHESKQAAAVEFARVFPQTRNGSNNSTPSDAFVTTPDDEATKLVKKTGSSFTLGSNFNSPAENLKGLSYSFDYMNARFVLLDQFTPSDGAANTIDNQQDWINNILSGRVAGSHAFVFAHKGLINESHVDTLFGSDPAKDAAGQDAFITSLARNGVRYFMGGHDHMYNRSMVTTTDGKASVIDIICASDSSKFYIPKDPSNDDTCNVPAFGRKRQTQLAQELNTVGYYIFTVDGPNVTADFYSASVDATLANKEYRISTTPQLAFIKHDTFGYGLNGKEFQVVPGGSYTSILDEDPAGTVGKVLAGQNGSSMKDGSGRPCSHFVDTGWLPKTTGLYSGILTLWGMADLRSSQTDTFVLSMSYDPKVVGDDLAKTGQVGLAIKADGFWSNAVNGTGGTRRFVIGPYDPSYGLGTYGLDLRAHTFWAVINFNGDFAIAPGI; this is translated from the coding sequence ATGATTAGGAGCATTAAAATTCGAACGACGGGCGCGCTTGCCGCGTTCATCATGACGACAGTCATCAGCGGCACCAGCATTTCTTCGAAGGCAGATGCCCGCGGCGAGAACCTCTTTCGGGTTCCGGTCAGCGAATCCTCCTCTGCTTGGAGCTTCGGAGTCATGGCGGATACTCAATGGGTTGGCGCCGATGATGGCCGTAATCCCAATTCTGTGGCTGTGGACATTATCAACCAGCTGAACCAAGAGTTTATTAAGAAGGGTGTCAAGTTCGTTGTGCAGGTAGGTGACATCACTGACAAAGGCACCGAGGTGGCGCTGGACACGCGTGCGACTTACGCCCAGGCGCTCTACAACGCCGGAATCGGCTTTTTCCCGCTCCGCGGCAACCACGAATCCAAGCAGGCCGCCGCCGTTGAGTTTGCGCGCGTGTTTCCTCAGACTCGGAATGGCTCGAACAACTCTACGCCCTCGGATGCCTTTGTCACCACCCCCGATGACGAAGCCACCAAGCTCGTCAAGAAAACAGGGTCTTCCTTTACCCTCGGCTCCAACTTCAACAGTCCGGCGGAAAACCTGAAAGGCCTGAGCTACAGTTTCGATTACATGAATGCCCGCTTCGTGCTTCTCGACCAGTTCACGCCTTCCGACGGCGCAGCGAACACGATCGACAACCAGCAGGACTGGATCAACAACATTCTTTCCGGCAGGGTCGCCGGCAGCCACGCCTTCGTCTTTGCTCACAAAGGCCTGATCAACGAAAGTCATGTGGACACACTCTTCGGAAGCGATCCCGCCAAGGATGCAGCCGGCCAAGATGCCTTCATTACCAGTCTGGCTCGCAATGGCGTGCGTTACTTCATGGGCGGACATGACCACATGTACAACCGCAGCATGGTGACCACCACCGATGGCAAGGCCTCAGTGATTGACATCATTTGCGCTTCAGACAGCTCGAAGTTTTATATCCCCAAAGACCCTTCCAATGACGACACCTGTAATGTCCCGGCTTTCGGTAGAAAACGCCAGACACAACTTGCTCAGGAACTAAACACCGTCGGCTACTACATCTTTACGGTGGATGGTCCCAATGTGACCGCCGATTTTTACTCAGCATCGGTAGACGCCACTCTGGCCAATAAGGAGTATCGGATTTCGACTACGCCCCAACTCGCGTTTATCAAGCATGATACTTTCGGGTACGGTCTGAATGGCAAGGAGTTCCAGGTAGTTCCGGGGGGGAGCTACACCAGCATCCTGGATGAAGACCCTGCCGGGACGGTTGGCAAAGTCCTGGCCGGCCAAAACGGCAGTTCCATGAAGGATGGAAGCGGCCGCCCATGCTCGCATTTCGTGGACACCGGTTGGCTGCCAAAAACTACCGGCCTCTACAGCGGCATTCTCACTCTCTGGGGCATGGCTGATCTGAGAAGCAGCCAGACAGATACGTTTGTCCTTTCCATGAGCTACGACCCGAAGGTGGTGGGCGACGATCTGGCCAAGACCGGCCAGGTTGGCTTGGCGATCAAAGCCGATGGATTCTGGAGCAATGCCGTCAATGGGACAGGGGGCACAAGGAGATTCGTGATCGGTCCTTATGACCCCAGCTACGGATTGGGCACCTACGGCCTCGATCTCAGAGCGCACACTTTCTGGGCGGTAATCAATTTCAACGGTGATTTCGCTATAGCGCCGGGCATCTGA
- a CDS encoding metallophosphoesterase family protein: protein MNHLEPGRWALRTFIALTLLALYCLRFLPAVPQAGSAAGNGNTPQRIILGWRGDPSTSQAVTWRTECMVSSPQGQVAPLAANPDFEKSATNAKAAATEIRTGPGKTVAHYMVDFQGLRPGSRYCYRVGDGKTWSEWNIFRTADQKQAPFRFIYLGDAQNGIRSLWSRTIRSAYAAAPDARFVAMAGDLLAEGYDDSLWREFCDGMGFIPRMVPLVPAPGNHDLHRPPDSANPGKTVLDVSPLWHAHFALPTNGPQGVPELRGEAYYVDYQGLRVISLDANPYANEDFSKDDVTRISQQQIAWLRGVLAHNPNRWTVVLQHQTLFSIAKDRDYAEMRAALLPVYDEYHVDLVLQGHDH, encoded by the coding sequence ATGAATCATCTTGAACCCGGGCGTTGGGCCCTGCGCACATTTATCGCGCTCACCTTGCTGGCTCTATATTGCCTGAGATTCCTTCCGGCAGTGCCCCAGGCAGGCTCGGCGGCCGGGAATGGCAACACTCCGCAAAGGATTATCCTTGGATGGCGCGGCGATCCGTCGACAAGCCAGGCGGTCACATGGCGCACGGAATGTATGGTTTCTTCGCCTCAAGGACAGGTTGCCCCATTGGCCGCTAATCCCGATTTTGAAAAGTCAGCTACCAACGCAAAGGCTGCTGCAACGGAAATCCGAACCGGCCCGGGCAAAACGGTTGCCCATTACATGGTCGATTTTCAAGGGCTGAGGCCGGGATCCAGGTACTGTTATCGCGTCGGTGACGGTAAAACCTGGAGTGAATGGAATATTTTCCGGACTGCCGACCAGAAGCAGGCGCCGTTCCGATTTATTTACCTCGGCGATGCGCAAAACGGCATCCGATCCCTTTGGTCGCGAACAATCCGATCAGCATACGCGGCGGCACCCGACGCCAGATTCGTCGCCATGGCCGGGGACCTGCTTGCGGAGGGTTATGATGACAGCCTCTGGCGTGAGTTTTGCGACGGCATGGGATTCATCCCTCGAATGGTTCCCCTGGTTCCAGCGCCGGGAAACCACGACTTGCACCGACCTCCCGATTCGGCCAATCCCGGCAAGACAGTATTGGACGTGTCCCCCTTGTGGCATGCACACTTCGCGCTCCCGACGAACGGTCCGCAGGGAGTGCCCGAGCTTCGTGGCGAGGCTTACTACGTCGACTACCAGGGGCTGCGCGTGATCTCACTGGATGCCAATCCGTATGCCAATGAAGACTTCTCCAAGGATGACGTGACGCGCATCTCTCAACAACAGATCGCCTGGTTGCGTGGGGTTCTGGCCCATAACCCTAATCGTTGGACCGTCGTCCTTCAGCATCAAACCCTGTTCTCGATCGCAAAGGACCGCGACTATGCCGAGATGCGGGCCGCGCTCCTGCCGGTCTATGATGAATATCATGTCGATCTGGTGCTCCAAGGACACGATCACTAA
- a CDS encoding helix-turn-helix domain-containing protein, with protein MEHMSVAINPSQAANVTSEPDVYDDGFLRIEHNAYYVSCNGTNLYLPRKEFLILSRLARNVDRIIPTQVLWEYAWGEHEPFKPVTLRVYIYHLRQKLSPFGLTIKSLISVGYSLCAPQSRQERRST; from the coding sequence ATGGAGCACATGTCGGTGGCAATCAATCCATCCCAGGCAGCAAACGTGACGTCAGAGCCGGATGTCTATGACGACGGGTTTCTGCGGATCGAACACAATGCGTATTACGTCTCCTGCAACGGGACCAACCTTTACCTTCCCCGCAAGGAATTTCTGATCCTTTCCCGTTTGGCGCGCAACGTCGACCGCATCATCCCGACGCAGGTATTATGGGAATACGCCTGGGGAGAGCATGAGCCTTTTAAGCCAGTCACTCTGAGAGTGTATATATACCATCTACGCCAGAAGCTCTCGCCTTTCGGCCTCACCATCAAAAGCCTCATCTCCGTGGGCTATAGTCTGTGTGCGCCGCAGAGCCGCCAGGAACGGCGATCGACGTAG
- a CDS encoding TonB-dependent receptor codes for MSEHKICPNVAWRIPSVIHKFTLCRFVLFFALLLQGGLAIAQTGQGQIVGTIKDSSGAVVPKASVSAINERNRMIRTAEANERGYFVIPGLQPSTYTVKASSTGFAVSETNNLVLATGESATANLVLKPAGTSETITVSAAADATVDTTSARIGANVNQLEVANLPLNGRQLSQLYLQAPGSVNVGTGSFFDIRFSGRSNEQNAVRFDGIEGSAIIDANPGNLNGEVSSPFRLQLSLENVQEFRVDSSQYTAEYGTGTGGQISVNTKSGSNQFHGSLFEYLRNKKMDARNFFDKVGKSPLRLNQFGGSLGGPIKKDKAFFFAYYEGYRLRSNINIVEAAPSAAAKERAVPAVAPLVDAFHGPGSVLLPGASTNPDYDIYQLNSQVVVNENSGGMRLDYRLNDRYTMYMRYFRDQGTDSQPEGITGRRSNYRTTPQNAIIALNGAFSPRVFNEVKVGFNEALTRVFGTAPTVNGIDMSKITINTSGSIANTGIAGQGSSTGLAVPGGLIRGTSAFNGAGFPYTPYTLSFIDNLNWIKGNHSFKFGGEIRPVRMYTDRLGGTTYSYSNLNAFLANTTSSIQYAGNLSDPSPFNSGAIGNRECTTDFYIGYAQDEWKLQPGLTLSYGLRYEYYSPMRDANNWDVRFDINTGTLLPPDTNFYTAVKTNFGPRIGIAWSPHQAGKGGKTAIRAGFGMFYGPGQLEDQLQPIESDRIITTQSQGSAFPINIDTVRANFISNPNSRQYQPRAYSPDYKIPERIYQYSFSIQQELPYKMSVTAAYVGSQGRNLFLRNWTNKITQVLANGTVIRQFDIVQSDGTILRPYAEIDYKTSGGWDSYNAAQLSLARRFSSGLTLNSQYTFGKSVGNTSGSNDALTAGNGGGINGNDYSYDTGYNNFDVRHSFNLSAVYALPFGAKSGGVEKLLVRGWEIGTIVNARSGLPIDLRITRPDVVYVDAQGLVYGSAGAGRTAVINTPGGGSSRSVRRPDLTPGVDPFMTVGGTVFLNPAAFTTPKPGTWGNLMRNALHGPGFRQVDFVLHKRFPITEMQNVEFRAEFFNILNMANFSNPVATLPNALGTGTNQLQPGQPFTAAAAGTFGTITQTVERTVGLGTQRQIQFALRFNF; via the coding sequence ATGTCAGAGCACAAGATTTGCCCAAATGTAGCATGGCGGATACCAAGTGTCATTCATAAGTTTACCCTTTGCCGTTTCGTGCTTTTTTTCGCTCTATTGCTGCAAGGGGGATTGGCAATAGCGCAAACTGGCCAGGGGCAGATAGTAGGCACGATTAAGGACAGCAGTGGGGCGGTGGTACCCAAGGCCTCTGTCAGTGCCATCAATGAGCGCAACCGGATGATCCGGACTGCTGAAGCCAATGAGCGAGGCTACTTCGTGATCCCTGGCTTGCAGCCATCTACCTATACTGTCAAAGCCAGTTCCACGGGATTTGCTGTGAGCGAGACGAACAATCTGGTCTTGGCTACCGGCGAATCAGCTACCGCAAATCTGGTATTGAAGCCGGCGGGAACCTCGGAAACCATCACCGTCAGCGCCGCTGCGGATGCCACCGTGGACACGACGTCCGCGCGCATTGGTGCCAATGTGAATCAGCTTGAGGTTGCAAATCTGCCGCTGAACGGACGCCAACTATCCCAACTCTATCTGCAAGCGCCGGGGTCGGTCAACGTAGGAACCGGGTCGTTTTTCGACATCCGCTTCAGCGGTCGGTCCAATGAGCAGAACGCGGTCCGCTTCGACGGCATCGAGGGTTCGGCGATCATCGACGCCAATCCCGGCAACCTGAACGGGGAGGTATCTTCACCCTTCAGACTGCAGCTCAGCCTGGAAAACGTGCAGGAATTTCGCGTGGACTCAAGCCAGTATACCGCGGAATACGGCACAGGAACCGGCGGCCAGATCAGCGTCAACACCAAGTCGGGCTCCAATCAGTTCCACGGATCGCTTTTTGAATATCTGCGCAACAAAAAGATGGACGCGCGCAACTTTTTCGACAAAGTAGGCAAATCGCCTCTGCGCCTGAACCAATTTGGCGGATCACTGGGCGGCCCGATCAAAAAAGACAAAGCTTTCTTTTTCGCCTATTATGAAGGCTACCGCCTCCGTTCTAACATCAATATCGTCGAAGCAGCGCCCAGTGCCGCCGCAAAGGAGCGCGCAGTTCCAGCCGTGGCGCCTTTGGTAGACGCCTTTCACGGTCCGGGTTCCGTTCTGCTGCCTGGTGCATCCACGAACCCAGACTACGATATCTATCAATTGAATTCTCAAGTTGTCGTCAATGAAAACTCCGGCGGCATGCGCCTGGACTACCGTCTCAACGACCGGTACACCATGTACATGCGATACTTCCGTGATCAGGGCACAGACTCTCAGCCGGAAGGAATCACGGGCCGGCGGTCCAACTATCGGACAACGCCGCAGAATGCCATTATCGCTTTGAATGGCGCGTTCTCGCCGCGTGTCTTCAATGAAGTCAAGGTCGGATTCAACGAGGCTCTCACCCGGGTGTTCGGAACCGCTCCCACGGTAAACGGCATCGATATGTCCAAGATCACGATCAACACCTCGGGCAGCATCGCCAACACAGGGATTGCAGGTCAGGGTTCTTCCACGGGCCTTGCGGTGCCGGGCGGGCTGATTCGCGGCACCAGCGCCTTCAATGGCGCCGGCTTTCCGTATACGCCATACACGCTTTCGTTCATCGACAATCTTAACTGGATTAAGGGAAATCACAGTTTCAAATTCGGAGGTGAAATTCGTCCGGTCCGCATGTATACAGACCGACTCGGGGGCACGACGTATTCCTACTCAAATTTGAATGCGTTTCTGGCCAACACGACAAGCAGCATTCAGTACGCCGGCAACCTCAGCGACCCAAGCCCCTTCAACAGCGGAGCCATCGGAAACCGGGAATGCACGACCGATTTCTATATCGGCTACGCACAGGATGAGTGGAAGCTCCAGCCCGGTCTGACGCTCAGCTACGGCCTGCGTTACGAGTATTACTCGCCGATGCGGGACGCGAATAATTGGGACGTCCGTTTCGATATCAATACAGGTACTTTGCTGCCTCCCGATACCAATTTCTACACCGCAGTCAAGACCAACTTCGGCCCCAGAATCGGAATTGCCTGGTCTCCGCATCAGGCCGGCAAGGGCGGAAAGACGGCGATTCGCGCCGGATTCGGCATGTTCTACGGGCCCGGTCAGCTCGAAGACCAGCTCCAGCCGATTGAGAGCGACCGGATTATCACCACGCAATCCCAGGGATCCGCCTTCCCGATCAACATTGATACTGTGCGCGCCAATTTCATCAGCAACCCCAATAGCCGGCAGTATCAGCCGCGCGCCTACTCGCCCGACTACAAAATACCCGAGCGGATCTACCAGTACAGTTTCTCCATTCAACAGGAATTGCCTTACAAGATGAGCGTGACGGCTGCCTATGTCGGAAGCCAGGGGCGCAACCTCTTCCTGCGCAATTGGACCAACAAAATCACACAGGTGCTGGCCAACGGCACAGTGATCCGCCAGTTTGACATCGTGCAATCAGACGGCACCATACTCAGGCCCTATGCCGAAATCGACTATAAGACCAGCGGCGGCTGGGACAGCTACAATGCGGCGCAGCTCAGCCTCGCACGCCGGTTCAGCAGCGGTCTGACGTTAAACTCCCAGTACACCTTCGGCAAGAGCGTTGGAAACACGAGCGGATCGAACGATGCGCTCACCGCCGGCAATGGCGGCGGTATCAACGGCAACGATTACTCCTATGACACCGGCTACAACAACTTCGACGTGCGCCATTCTTTCAATCTCAGCGCGGTTTACGCGCTGCCCTTCGGCGCCAAGAGCGGCGGCGTGGAGAAGCTGTTGGTGAGGGGATGGGAGATCGGTACCATCGTCAATGCCCGCAGCGGCCTTCCGATAGATCTGCGCATCACGCGTCCAGACGTGGTCTATGTGGATGCGCAGGGTCTGGTATACGGCTCCGCCGGCGCAGGACGCACGGCGGTCATCAATACTCCGGGCGGCGGCTCGTCACGCAGTGTGCGGCGGCCGGATCTGACCCCCGGCGTCGATCCATTCATGACCGTGGGTGGAACAGTCTTTCTGAATCCTGCGGCGTTCACAACTCCCAAGCCAGGCACCTGGGGTAATTTGATGCGCAATGCTCTGCACGGCCCGGGCTTCCGCCAGGTGGACTTCGTCCTGCATAAAAGGTTCCCGATCACGGAAATGCAGAATGTCGAGTTCCGCGCAGAGTTCTTCAACATTCTCAACATGGCCAATTTCTCCAATCCGGTGGCGACGTTGCCGAACGCGCTGGGCACGGGTACCAACCAGCTCCAGCCAGGACAGCCCTTTACTGCAGCCGCCGCCGGAACCTTCGGCACGATCACCCAGACCGTCGAGCGCACGGTGGGATTAGGCACCCAAAGACAGATCCAGTTTGCCCTCAGATTTAACTTTTAG